A window of Hymenobacter siberiensis genomic DNA:
TTGCGGGGTATCGGTGGCAGTAGTCATGGGGCGAAGGTACGTTTTCGGGCCGTTGCTATTGCCCCGGCCGGCCAGAATATCGGCTAGTATTTACGTGCTTTATCTTTTGCATCGGCCGGACTGGGAGCCGGCCGCACCACCAGCTCCTGATAGCCAAACGTGTCGTCCTTTTCGCGCCGAAACTCCAGCTGCGGCAGCTCGCCCAGCACAATTTCGGCGGTGGTGTACACCCGGCAGCCATCCAGCAAATGCCCACCGATGGTACGGCCCGTGCTGTCCGAAACCGCCAGGTGCAAATGCGAGCCATTGACCGACAGCGTGCCGACCAGCGACACGATTTCAAAATGGCCTTTGTACACGCTTGGCCCTTCCTGATTGGCCAGCCGCAGCGTGGCCACCGTGAGGCTGCCCACGCAGGTAATCATGGTGCCGGCCAGAATCTGGTTTTGCTGCGCGAAAGCCGTGAGCTGCTGGCGCAGGTCGTCGCCGGGGCGCAGGCGCAGGGCGTAGGTTTTGAGGGCGGAGTGTTGAGCGGCGGGAAGCACGGGGCTGACAGATTGGGCCAGCGCGGGGCCGGCTGACAGAAGCAGGAGCAGAAGTCGTGGAAACATCGCCCAAAGAACGGCATACCCGGCTTACCAAAGCCTGCCGGACATGTTGGTTTCTGGTTACTGATTTCTGGTTGCTTGACGAATCAGAAACGAGCAAAAAAAGCCTCCCGGTAAACTACCGGGAGGCTTTCCAAACACCGCGATGGCGGGACTATTCCTTCACCACTTTCAGGTGCTGCACGGGCTGGCCGGGCACGGCCAGGTGCACGAAGTACACGCCGCTGGCCAACGGGGCCAGGTCGGGCAGCTCCAGCTGGCTGGTGCCGGCCGGCAGGGCAGGCGTGCGCTGCGTGAGCAGGCTGCGCCCGGCGGCATCGGTCAGGCTCAGTAGTGCCGGGGCGGCCACCAGGCCGGCGGGCAGTTCCACGGTCAGCGTCAGGCGCTCACGGAAGGGGTTGGGCGCGGCCGTGAAGGACCGGGCATCCTTGCCTTCGAAACGCAGGGTGCGGACCGGCGAGAAGGTCGCCGTACCATCAAGGTCAAGCTGGCGCAGGCGGTAGTAGCGCAGGCCGGCTTTGCTGGCCTCCCGGTCGAGGTAGGCGTACTCGCGCGGGCTGGTGCTGGCCGCCGTGGGGCTGGCCACGAAACTCAGCACGCGGTAGCTGCGGCCGTCGGTGCTCACCTGCACCTCAAAGCCCCGACTGTTTTTCTCCGTAGCCGTGCTCCAGGTCAGGGCGGCATCGCTGCCGGCGCGGGTGGCCTCAAAGCGCGTCAGCTCCACGGGCAGGGGCGCGCCCAGGTTGCCGAGGGTCCAGATGGAAAAGTCCGTGATGCCGGCTTTGCTTATCGTTTTAATGCCGGCGGTGATTGGCGACTGATTGGCCCAGGGGCCGCTCGTAGTCGTCACTGACTTAAACAAGGCCAGATTGCCGGTCGGAATTCCGTTCTGCTCGTGGGTGAAGTAGTTGAAGACCATGTCCACGTTCAGGCCGGTGTTGGTAGCCGGCTGAATGTCGAAGTAGCGCGTGATGCTCACGCTGGAGCCCGCGCCCGTGAGGGCCGTGCCGGTGGTACGCACCACCGGCGTGAGGCCGGGGCTGACGGAGCCCACGGCGGGGGTCAGCACCAGGCCGATGCCGCTGAAGCCCTCGGCCGTGCCGGCCGTCAGGGTGCGGTCGGGCACAATCACGGTACCCAGCAGGTAGCTGCTTTCGGTTTCCGAGAGCAGGGAGCCGGTGAGCAGCGTCAGGGTGAAGCTGCTGGTGCTGAGGACACCCGTCTTCATGGTCAGCCCGCTGCTGATGCTGGTGGCGTTGCTCAGGGCCATCGTGCCGCCGCTCAGGTCCACTTCCAGGGCGTAGAACGTGCTCATGCCCGTGACCGTGGGTGAGCTGCCCCGCAGGGACACCATGCCCCCAGTCAGGGTAGTGGTGCCGCTGTTGCTCAGGTTACCGTACACGGCCAGGATGCCCGCGCTCTGGGCCAGGCTGCCGCCGCTGGCAATAGTCAGGGTGCGGACCTCGGCCGTGGCCTGGGTGGTCAGGGCCGGGTAGTTGGCCAGGCCGACAGGGATGGTGGCATCCACGGTGCGGGTGGGCACGCAGGCCGTCCAGTTGGCGGCGTTGAACCAGTTGCTGCCGTCGTTGGGGGCGGCACCGGTGTAGGTTGTCGTCGTGCACACGCTGGCGGCGGTGCCCACCGTCACGGTGGTGGTGGCCGTGCAGGCGTTGGCATCGCGCACCGTTACCGTATAGCTGCCAGCCATCTGGCCCGTAAAGGTGTGAGGGCCGGCCGTGGCTGTCGTGGGCAGGAAAGTAGTCCCGTCGAGGCTGTACTGGTAGGGGCTGGTGCCGCCGCTGCCGGTGGCCGTCACGGTGCCGTCGTTGGCCCCGCTGGCGGTCTCATCGGTTTTGGTGGCCGTGACCGC
This region includes:
- a CDS encoding PPC domain-containing DNA-binding protein is translated as MFPRLLLLLLSAGPALAQSVSPVLPAAQHSALKTYALRLRPGDDLRQQLTAFAQQNQILAGTMITCVGSLTVATLRLANQEGPSVYKGHFEIVSLVGTLSVNGSHLHLAVSDSTGRTIGGHLLDGCRVYTTAEIVLGELPQLEFRREKDDTFGYQELVVRPAPSPADAKDKARKY